One genomic segment of Mesoterricola silvestris includes these proteins:
- a CDS encoding TetR/AcrR family transcriptional regulator, with translation MTTPLHPLTPKRLEIADAALKIIGTKGIAALTTATLAAELGVSPGAPFRHFANREEILEAVALRVEELVLETIPDCDCAPLERIRLLFRARARAVGRHAGIARLMFSEQFTLALPKPAANRLRGLVTRTRDFLLDALAEALERGEIRSDIPPGTLLPVVLGSLQHLIFARSLGLAQEAEADVLADTVIRLLTPCSLPHLT, from the coding sequence ATGACCACCCCCCTCCACCCCCTCACGCCCAAGCGCCTGGAAATCGCGGACGCCGCTTTGAAGATCATCGGCACCAAGGGCATCGCCGCGCTCACCACGGCGACCTTGGCGGCCGAGTTGGGGGTCAGCCCGGGGGCTCCCTTCCGGCACTTCGCGAACCGGGAGGAAATCCTGGAGGCGGTGGCCCTGCGGGTGGAGGAACTGGTCCTGGAGACCATCCCCGATTGCGACTGCGCGCCCCTGGAGCGGATCAGGCTCCTGTTCCGCGCCCGGGCCAGGGCGGTGGGGCGCCATGCGGGCATCGCCCGGCTCATGTTCTCGGAGCAGTTCACCCTGGCCCTTCCAAAGCCGGCGGCCAACCGCCTCCGGGGGCTGGTCACCCGCACCCGGGACTTCCTCCTGGACGCCCTGGCCGAAGCCCTGGAACGGGGCGAAATCCGCTCCGACATCCCCCCGGGGACCCTCCTGCCGGTGGTCCTGGGGTCCCTGCAGCACCTGATCTTCGCGCGTTCCCTGGGCCTTGCCCAGGAGGCGGAGGCCGACGTCCTGGCCGATACGGTCATCCGGCTCCTGACGCCCTGCAGCCTGCCGCACCTGACCTAG
- a CDS encoding RHS repeat domain-containing protein, whose product MQIMLSEREAFTEMNKVNKVNSTTIELFRICANFAAVFVIATPLAAQMFQTSFAEQKLDRSRTPVTLQGPVQVEIPTGAIDLSIPLGPGIGARGATFRPTLSMRMSPQARVLQQAIQNLRTPKQQEWVYWDCRLASPQVPDVEFQYSVAQTEYGTATLSPGVFNLVIEDGLGVESSYEVMGHGGASVLGAVPPRFAGGDVPGLLATFGLESFSLGEVKALTAQYDLSRISSTDDLVLGLSSGQDPQLHYQANPLHDLYSEICHVPRFVVVVRSDVAFLFEFLHPMYEHVPSDWVPKPDNVPLRGATYRLVRIMNRFKEYIRITYESENLASRYFAAEWVTQTDQAPLSGPMVALEMKSSQAPIPIPGTPGLQTSQLSGATELEVNYLNMGTTAAPHISLCVSSLDGGTVPQPAIMPPNFKGMDCHTWNQPISQLQPLTVTQDVPSPAQSLTFHYGHAPGVSWPLANEVIPTVLTAIDHPGGGTSLFWAPHTFRLNYNPWAYNGLTAGQATFRRVPAFAWGVVGSSVQDSATMQTRATEYVRTLPQMNWATDIPADYTSSVEERWVSTDFNVVVAHPDGTLTKHVFASPATTGGGACGPAGLQDLAFIKHLELKTIESAPGTPDRITLNDHLSLLRAGNLSGELGNLTVPVATRTRSWDGETGIQTQTKKWYNSATLGWDRSTTQVGITASPEGIELADSGKLDDLAPPFYSKSSTSTLESLTSAWLLGRVVESSTTINDPWGYNPGRTMPWQSPAETRTLNPTNNRLEGSTKGPLKTSFEFSTGDSPNPFRVQVSSTSTAIAGTAGASYGYDGFGYLASITQATGVGPDLSVTQTNDLFGRATSQGDPNGLMTTITWDGAGRMEEIKPPGEIPSRYEIHPDNLGISIKRGSDMETQLRFNAFGEMVLERRKALDPMGTEIWSYRIHGRDSLGHPTGDTVWLPGKGAETDWAVPNLVWEVHYPATTYNKCVEWGRAEDGTPACLRYQTLVVPEYTAPAQYKGTSIVVDGRGREILRREPLDPRSPSEPATLITRTTHSGLTQHVTVAEGLPEAQVTELTRDPLGRLAKVTNVKGNWVSEQGLSADLVSSYWYDVHGKLSKVLQTDVARGLSQIRTWTTNDFGWLLQLVQPESGETDFSEFNVLGLPGIADYAGLKVETTYDLTGRPLTVGSGGATLQSFTYDTAPQGKGKIARGTDGAITCAYAYNSDNGRLETLDTTAMGETFRQNYQYDSLGQRKSATVGRVQGGTDLVDSHTVDWLFDPARGIPNTVRYDGQYVANASHQDVSWQMAGLSWATSAASFYTYGIGQSRLTGILHRFKDGLGAPQSVVWDFRYDGAGRLIGDGEDAFTYDALNRLRTASIKLPEAPGSMVQAFDYDGFGNLISSTSTNAPAWVKMGFTFSPYSDALKSSNHMPATTASGGSTGAHYNAQGHLDQVNAGLGGRGLALVYDPLGRVTRMDRGDGVTEAYQYTHGGLRTVIQEWQGTVLQRVRLNLYNDQRQMVSQWVME is encoded by the coding sequence GTGCAAATCATGCTCTCAGAAAGGGAAGCGTTCACTGAAATGAATAAAGTAAACAAGGTTAATTCCACTACTATTGAATTATTTCGCATCTGTGCGAATTTTGCTGCTGTTTTCGTTATAGCCACGCCCCTTGCCGCTCAGATGTTCCAGACATCCTTCGCGGAGCAGAAACTGGACCGCAGCCGGACACCGGTCACCCTGCAGGGACCTGTCCAGGTCGAGATCCCCACGGGCGCGATCGACCTTTCCATTCCGCTCGGACCGGGGATCGGGGCCCGTGGAGCAACCTTCAGGCCCACCCTGAGCATGCGGATGTCCCCCCAGGCCAGGGTCCTCCAGCAAGCGATCCAGAACCTGCGAACCCCCAAGCAACAGGAATGGGTCTATTGGGATTGTCGATTGGCCAGCCCCCAGGTACCCGACGTGGAATTCCAGTATTCGGTCGCCCAGACAGAGTATGGGACGGCAACGCTATCGCCCGGCGTGTTCAACCTCGTCATCGAGGATGGACTTGGGGTGGAATCGAGCTACGAGGTGATGGGACACGGAGGAGCATCCGTTCTTGGCGCCGTTCCCCCCCGCTTCGCGGGAGGGGATGTTCCGGGGCTCCTGGCCACTTTTGGTCTTGAGTCCTTTAGTTTGGGCGAAGTGAAGGCCCTGACCGCCCAGTACGACCTCTCCCGGATCTCCTCCACCGACGACCTGGTGCTGGGCCTTTCCAGTGGGCAGGATCCCCAGCTGCATTATCAAGCCAATCCCCTTCACGACCTGTATTCCGAAATCTGCCATGTTCCCCGGTTTGTGGTGGTGGTGCGGAGCGACGTCGCCTTCCTCTTCGAGTTTCTCCACCCCATGTATGAACACGTCCCATCGGACTGGGTGCCCAAGCCTGACAACGTCCCGCTTCGCGGGGCCACGTACCGGCTTGTCCGCATCATGAATAGATTCAAAGAATACATCCGGATTACGTATGAATCGGAAAACCTCGCTTCCCGCTATTTCGCAGCGGAGTGGGTCACCCAGACGGATCAGGCCCCCCTCTCTGGCCCCATGGTCGCCCTTGAAATGAAGTCTTCCCAGGCTCCCATCCCGATTCCAGGGACGCCGGGACTCCAGACCTCCCAACTCTCCGGGGCAACGGAACTCGAAGTCAATTATCTGAACATGGGTACCACCGCCGCCCCCCACATCAGCCTGTGCGTGAGCTCTTTGGATGGAGGGACCGTCCCTCAGCCGGCGATCATGCCGCCGAACTTCAAAGGGATGGATTGCCATACCTGGAATCAACCCATTTCGCAATTGCAGCCCCTTACGGTGACCCAGGACGTTCCGTCACCCGCGCAGTCGCTTACCTTCCACTATGGCCATGCCCCTGGCGTCAGTTGGCCCCTGGCGAACGAGGTCATTCCGACCGTCTTGACCGCCATCGATCACCCCGGTGGGGGGACATCCTTGTTCTGGGCTCCCCACACGTTCCGGTTGAATTATAACCCGTGGGCCTACAACGGCCTCACGGCGGGGCAAGCGACCTTTAGGCGGGTTCCGGCTTTCGCCTGGGGCGTCGTGGGCAGTTCGGTGCAGGATTCCGCGACGATGCAAACCCGGGCGACCGAATATGTGCGGACCCTTCCGCAAATGAACTGGGCCACCGATATCCCCGCCGATTACACCTCCTCCGTGGAGGAACGATGGGTCAGCACCGATTTCAATGTGGTGGTCGCCCACCCCGATGGAACCTTGACCAAGCATGTCTTTGCATCCCCTGCCACCACGGGCGGGGGCGCCTGCGGGCCAGCCGGGCTGCAGGACCTCGCTTTCATAAAGCACCTGGAATTGAAAACCATCGAGTCAGCTCCCGGGACACCCGACCGGATCACGTTGAACGACCATCTGTCGCTCCTGCGTGCGGGAAACCTCTCGGGGGAGCTTGGGAACCTGACCGTTCCGGTCGCCACGCGGACGCGAAGCTGGGATGGCGAGACCGGAATCCAGACGCAAACCAAGAAGTGGTACAACTCCGCAACCCTGGGGTGGGACCGTTCCACGACCCAGGTGGGAATCACCGCCAGCCCCGAGGGCATCGAGCTGGCGGACAGCGGCAAGCTGGACGACCTGGCCCCTCCCTTCTACAGCAAGAGCAGCACCTCGACCCTGGAAAGCCTCACCTCCGCATGGCTTCTCGGCCGGGTCGTCGAATCCTCCACTACCATTAATGACCCCTGGGGGTATAACCCAGGCCGCACGATGCCCTGGCAATCACCCGCCGAAACCCGGACCCTCAATCCTACGAACAACCGCCTTGAGGGCAGCACGAAGGGTCCCCTCAAGACCTCGTTCGAATTCAGCACCGGGGATTCACCGAACCCTTTCAGGGTGCAGGTTTCCTCCACCTCCACCGCCATCGCGGGGACGGCGGGCGCCTCGTATGGATATGACGGGTTCGGATACCTGGCGTCCATTACCCAGGCGACAGGCGTAGGGCCGGATTTGAGTGTGACGCAGACGAATGATCTTTTTGGACGGGCCACCTCCCAGGGGGATCCCAATGGGTTGATGACCACGATCACCTGGGATGGCGCCGGACGAATGGAGGAGATCAAGCCACCTGGGGAAATCCCTTCCCGTTATGAGATCCACCCGGACAACCTCGGGATATCCATCAAGCGCGGTTCCGACATGGAAACCCAATTGCGGTTCAATGCCTTTGGCGAAATGGTTCTGGAGCGGAGGAAGGCCTTGGATCCCATGGGCACGGAAATCTGGAGCTACCGGATCCACGGCCGTGATTCCTTAGGCCATCCGACCGGAGACACGGTCTGGCTTCCGGGCAAGGGCGCCGAAACCGATTGGGCCGTTCCGAACCTGGTGTGGGAAGTTCATTACCCAGCCACGACCTACAACAAGTGCGTTGAGTGGGGACGGGCGGAGGACGGCACGCCAGCCTGCCTTCGCTACCAGACCCTTGTCGTTCCGGAATACACCGCGCCGGCCCAGTACAAGGGGACCAGCATTGTCGTGGATGGACGCGGCCGGGAGATCCTGCGCAGGGAGCCCCTGGACCCGAGGTCCCCGTCGGAGCCCGCGACCCTCATCACCCGGACCACCCATTCAGGGCTGACGCAGCACGTGACCGTCGCGGAGGGCCTGCCCGAGGCGCAGGTGACCGAGTTGACCCGCGATCCCCTGGGACGCCTTGCCAAGGTCACCAATGTCAAGGGCAATTGGGTTTCTGAGCAGGGTCTATCCGCCGATCTGGTCTCCTCCTATTGGTACGACGTCCACGGGAAGCTCTCCAAGGTTCTGCAGACCGACGTGGCCCGGGGCCTGTCCCAGATCCGGACCTGGACCACGAACGATTTCGGCTGGTTGTTGCAGCTGGTCCAGCCGGAGAGCGGCGAAACGGACTTTTCGGAATTCAATGTCCTGGGTCTTCCCGGGATCGCGGATTACGCGGGCCTCAAGGTGGAAACGACGTACGACCTGACGGGAAGGCCGCTCACGGTGGGGAGTGGAGGTGCGACCCTGCAGTCCTTCACCTACGACACGGCGCCCCAGGGGAAGGGGAAAATCGCGCGGGGAACGGATGGTGCGATCACGTGCGCCTACGCCTACAACAGCGATAATGGCCGTTTGGAAACCTTGGACACGACCGCAATGGGTGAAACCTTCCGCCAGAATTACCAGTACGATTCGCTCGGCCAACGCAAATCCGCCACGGTCGGGAGGGTTCAGGGGGGTACCGACCTGGTGGACAGCCACACCGTGGATTGGCTTTTCGACCCCGCGAGGGGCATCCCGAACACCGTCCGCTACGATGGCCAGTACGTCGCCAACGCGTCCCACCAGGATGTCTCCTGGCAGATGGCCGGCCTGAGCTGGGCGACCTCCGCGGCCAGCTTCTATACCTACGGTATCGGCCAGTCCCGGCTCACGGGCATCCTTCACCGGTTCAAGGATGGCCTGGGGGCACCGCAAAGCGTGGTGTGGGATTTCCGATACGACGGTGCCGGCCGCCTCATCGGGGACGGGGAGGACGCGTTCACCTACGATGCTCTGAACCGCCTCCGGACCGCCAGCATCAAACTGCCCGAGGCCCCCGGCTCCATGGTCCAGGCCTTCGACTACGATGGCTTCGGCAACCTGATTTCATCCACGTCGACGAACGCACCGGCCTGGGTGAAAATGGGCTTCACGTTCTCTCCTTACAGTGATGCCTTGAAATCATCCAACCACATGCCGGCCACCACGGCCTCGGGGGGCAGCACCGGCGCCCACTACAATGCCCAGGGGCACCTGGACCAGGTCAACGCGGGCCTGGGGGGCAGGGGGCTTGCGCTCGTCTACGATCCCCTGGGCCGGGTCACCCGCATGGACCGGGGGGACGGTGTCACGGAAGCCTACCAGTACACCCATGGAGGCCTACGAACGGTCATCCAGGAATGGCAGGGAACGGTGCTCCAGAGGGTTCGGCTCAATCTGTACAACGACCAGAGGCAGATGGTGAGCCAGTGGGTGATGGAATGA
- a CDS encoding helix-turn-helix transcriptional regulator has protein sequence MNGLATGAHRTDGGWRPPALLAAVLLAMALLLGVDLATDRAQHATGLMHLLVEGIGAVAALGAAAWVVLALRSQRAEVRRLAGDLAASRDEARRWQGEASELLRGLSQAIDQQFDRWGLSPAEREIALLLLKGLSTREIGALRETREATVRQQAQGIYKKGGLLGRAELSAFFLEDLLVPKEQEAFTSIRPAPRGQ, from the coding sequence ATGAATGGATTGGCCACGGGCGCGCATCGAACGGATGGGGGATGGCGTCCTCCCGCCCTGCTGGCGGCGGTGCTTCTCGCCATGGCCCTGCTCCTGGGGGTGGATCTGGCCACGGACCGGGCCCAGCATGCCACCGGCCTCATGCACCTCCTGGTGGAGGGGATCGGGGCCGTGGCCGCCCTGGGGGCGGCGGCGTGGGTGGTGCTGGCCCTGCGGTCCCAGCGCGCGGAGGTGCGGCGCCTGGCCGGAGACCTGGCCGCTTCCCGGGACGAGGCCCGGCGCTGGCAGGGGGAGGCCTCGGAGCTCCTGCGCGGGCTGTCCCAGGCCATCGATCAGCAGTTCGACCGGTGGGGCCTGAGCCCCGCGGAGCGGGAAATCGCCCTGCTGCTGCTCAAGGGGCTGTCCACCCGGGAAATCGGGGCCCTGCGGGAAACCCGGGAGGCGACGGTCCGCCAGCAGGCCCAGGGCATCTACAAGAAGGGCGGCCTGCTGGGGCGGGCGGAACTGTCCGCGTTCTTCCTGGAGGATCTGCTGGTTCCCAAGGAGCAGGAGGCCTTCACGTCCATCCGGCCCGCCCCCCGGGGGCAATGA
- a CDS encoding cytochrome b/b6 domain-containing protein: MIITSQSHGNPAGNDAAPQQALLWDWPTRITHGLTAGLFAGAFLLATLTSKHSQVFLIHSLLGLVLALVVVLRLGWGVVGSRPSRFSSFLFSPLALFRYLRDAARGQDQPAAGHNPGSSYASYAMLLIPLGLAATGLAQGRGGEWAEEVHEALAYAMVAFIVLHLLGLALYGIRHRENIALSMLHGRRRIPAGAGIPSSRPWAGLAVLLLVAGGAGLLAQGLDLKARQIKVPGLAKPIPLGEREKEGAGKAPEQDENEDEEKGHDRD, translated from the coding sequence ATGATTATCACATCACAATCCCACGGGAACCCGGCCGGCAATGATGCGGCCCCGCAGCAGGCGCTTCTGTGGGACTGGCCCACCCGCATCACCCACGGCCTCACGGCGGGCCTGTTCGCAGGGGCCTTCCTCCTGGCGACCCTCACCTCCAAACATTCGCAGGTCTTCCTCATCCACTCGCTGCTCGGCCTGGTGCTGGCCCTGGTGGTGGTGCTCCGCCTGGGCTGGGGCGTGGTGGGTTCCCGGCCTTCCCGGTTCAGCTCCTTCCTGTTCAGCCCCCTGGCCCTCTTTCGGTACCTCCGGGATGCCGCCCGGGGCCAGGACCAGCCCGCCGCCGGCCACAACCCCGGGTCCAGCTACGCCAGTTACGCCATGCTGCTGATCCCCCTGGGCCTGGCCGCCACGGGCCTGGCCCAGGGCAGGGGCGGGGAATGGGCGGAGGAGGTGCACGAAGCCCTGGCCTACGCCATGGTGGCCTTCATCGTCCTGCACCTGCTGGGCCTGGCCCTGTATGGGATCCGCCACCGGGAGAACATCGCCCTGAGCATGCTCCACGGGCGCCGGAGGATCCCCGCGGGTGCGGGCATCCCCTCCTCCCGCCCCTGGGCCGGCCTCGCCGTCCTGCTCCTGGTGGCCGGCGGCGCCGGGCTCCTGGCCCAGGGCCTGGACCTCAAGGCGCGGCAGATCAAGGTGCCGGGCCTGGCCAAGCCCATCCCCTTGGGCGAGCGGGAAAAGGAAGGGGCCGGGAAGGCCCCGGAGCAGGACGAGAACGAGGACGAGGAAAAGGGCCACGACCGGGATTGA
- a CDS encoding immunity protein Imm33 domain-containing protein: MSRKNDRRSLIICSHVFEDGLPILRVKRDELDPDDPSDSGWQVVCDSGVRESGDTIRIISVEEAVAIDPSIEEMLDSEVGSVFNRKSAKGPWIKETLS; the protein is encoded by the coding sequence ATGAGCCGTAAAAACGACAGGCGATCCCTGATTATATGTTCCCATGTTTTTGAAGATGGGCTGCCCATTTTGAGGGTCAAACGGGACGAGCTGGACCCTGACGATCCCTCGGATTCAGGTTGGCAGGTGGTCTGTGATTCGGGGGTAAGAGAGAGTGGAGATACGATTCGGATTATCTCCGTTGAGGAGGCGGTTGCAATTGATCCCTCCATCGAGGAGATGCTTGATTCCGAAGTCGGTTCGGTTTTCAACCGGAAATCGGCAAAAGGCCCGTGGATAAAGGAGACCCTAAGCTGA
- a CDS encoding RHS repeat-associated core domain-containing protein, which translates to MMASSIRLLALSLLLVLPLAGQNVVITGPGTTVSSSGNAVAFTGSDSGTGAANPVWTFGDGASASGWNVTHAYAAPGVYSVTLSASVPSEGKCLRWGTDADGNRVCLSYQTLWTAESANRSQTVLALPAITSLSCSPVSIYLGQATTLSWATTGASALELYGPGASVRSVTGTSSRQESPGGTSTYTLVAYNGAGAQSQASVSVAVLPAPALTGFTASPAAITSGDSTTLSWTAQGQTGLSLSGIGTVTGNSLVVSPPATTPYTLTASNPAGSDSRSLTVTVHPQPRILGFAAESNPVGQGQVAYFTPVFSGGTGVISGLGAVSSGQRIGVTVNAETRYVLTVSNPLNRQVTAELIVGVVAPPTIGSFTANPAAITAGDSTTLSWATQGQTALDLTPVGDVSGTSSRTVAPASTTHYTLTASNLAGPVSASLDVTVHPQPVISAFTAGRGLITQGQATTLVPVFAGGTGTLSGVGPVTSGQSVSVSPGSRTVYTLTVTNPLGRTASSALTVDVAGPPVISSFVPSKAITTAGKAVTLTLEFTGVKATIDGLPGSWSASPASTTVVVSQTTSFTLRVENAAGDAVTRTVQVEAVPGPAIASFVATGSVITQGDPLTLTGVFTGGTGIVTPQPGAVSSGQSVNVSPAATTTYTLTVTNAASDTTTATVTIAVEALPVIQGFTSDVARIEPGGSTYLTAQFTGGTAEIAPGLGAVLPGQPRLVQPAADTTYTLTVRNAAGREVTQSLLLRVGMKLKWVRSVVYLGDKEIAEVDQAGTHVTQVDSLGSPRFVTNGNGVLESMQKFTPFGELLAGDPSRLAKGFTGHEQTDPSGLIYMQARFYLPMYGRFASPDPARDQHFEETQSWNIYSYVQNNPVMMTDPTGESAWDVIKGAAYAIADNASLGAVGGMAEKYFGFNPSGQNRDFYMGAAVGSLASGEMGATTAAGGAAGGLATSPTGAGAVVGAAIAVYGGAVAVKSAGAVVTNLAMAAKADSPYSGVQDPKAVGEGRDFTRRQKAEAKAQNASRNGGQLKSDGDGKPLTPSQQSKKGVAPNPREAHVDHAKSKANGGSNSSSNMRVISREENLRKGRRNEP; encoded by the coding sequence ATGATGGCCTCCAGCATCCGGCTCCTTGCCCTCTCCCTTCTTCTCGTCCTGCCGCTGGCCGGGCAGAATGTCGTCATCACGGGCCCTGGCACGACGGTTTCGTCCTCCGGCAATGCCGTGGCGTTCACCGGGTCCGATTCGGGCACCGGCGCCGCCAATCCTGTGTGGACTTTCGGTGATGGCGCCAGCGCCAGCGGCTGGAACGTCACCCATGCCTACGCGGCGCCGGGCGTCTATTCGGTGACGCTTTCGGCTTCCGTTCCAAGCGAGGGGAAATGCCTCAGATGGGGTACGGACGCGGATGGGAACCGGGTCTGCCTCTCGTACCAGACCCTTTGGACGGCGGAATCCGCCAACCGGAGCCAGACGGTCCTGGCCCTTCCGGCCATCACGAGCCTGTCCTGCTCGCCGGTGTCCATCTACCTGGGCCAGGCCACGACCCTCTCCTGGGCCACCACGGGGGCGAGCGCCCTTGAGCTGTACGGACCGGGCGCTTCGGTCCGGAGCGTGACGGGCACGTCCAGCCGCCAGGAATCACCCGGGGGGACCTCGACGTACACGCTGGTGGCCTACAATGGGGCCGGCGCCCAGAGCCAGGCCAGCGTTTCGGTGGCGGTCCTGCCCGCTCCTGCCCTGACGGGTTTCACGGCCAGCCCCGCGGCCATCACCAGCGGGGATTCGACGACGCTCAGTTGGACGGCCCAAGGACAGACCGGTTTATCCCTCAGCGGAATCGGAACCGTCACGGGCAATTCTCTTGTCGTCAGTCCGCCGGCAACCACCCCCTACACGCTCACGGCCAGCAACCCCGCCGGTTCGGATTCCAGGTCTCTCACGGTCACCGTTCATCCCCAGCCCCGGATCCTGGGTTTCGCTGCGGAAAGCAATCCTGTCGGCCAGGGCCAGGTCGCCTATTTCACCCCTGTGTTCAGCGGTGGAACGGGTGTGATTTCGGGCCTTGGGGCCGTCAGCTCGGGTCAGCGGATCGGGGTCACCGTCAATGCGGAAACCCGGTATGTGCTGACCGTTTCCAACCCCCTGAACAGGCAGGTGACCGCCGAGCTTATCGTCGGAGTGGTCGCCCCCCCGACGATCGGTTCCTTCACCGCGAACCCGGCCGCCATTACGGCGGGCGACTCGACCACGCTCAGCTGGGCGACCCAGGGCCAGACGGCCCTGGATCTCACCCCGGTGGGGGACGTCTCCGGCACATCCTCGCGAACCGTGGCGCCGGCCTCGACCACGCACTACACCCTCACGGCCTCGAATCTGGCCGGCCCGGTCAGCGCCTCCCTGGATGTCACGGTGCATCCGCAACCCGTCATTTCGGCCTTCACGGCAGGGCGGGGACTCATCACCCAGGGGCAGGCCACAACCCTCGTTCCCGTCTTCGCGGGGGGCACCGGGACCCTTTCGGGGGTCGGGCCGGTCACCTCCGGGCAGAGTGTTTCCGTGTCCCCAGGCTCCCGGACGGTCTATACCCTCACCGTCACGAATCCCCTCGGACGCACGGCCTCGTCGGCGCTGACGGTGGATGTCGCAGGCCCTCCGGTGATCTCCTCGTTTGTTCCCAGCAAGGCCATCACCACGGCCGGCAAGGCCGTGACCCTCACCCTGGAATTCACGGGGGTGAAGGCGACCATTGATGGTTTGCCGGGCAGTTGGTCCGCGAGCCCAGCCTCGACCACCGTCGTGGTCAGCCAGACCACGTCCTTCACGCTGCGGGTGGAGAATGCGGCCGGGGACGCCGTGACCCGGACCGTCCAGGTGGAGGCGGTTCCAGGACCGGCCATCGCATCCTTCGTGGCCACCGGATCGGTCATCACCCAGGGCGATCCCCTGACCCTGACGGGGGTCTTCACGGGCGGGACGGGCATCGTCACGCCGCAGCCGGGAGCCGTCAGCAGCGGACAATCCGTGAACGTGTCCCCCGCGGCCACGACCACCTACACGCTTACGGTGACCAACGCAGCCTCGGACACGACCACCGCCACCGTGACGATTGCGGTCGAAGCCCTTCCGGTAATCCAGGGTTTCACGTCCGACGTCGCGCGCATCGAGCCGGGGGGCTCCACGTACCTCACCGCCCAATTCACGGGAGGCACGGCCGAGATCGCACCCGGGCTGGGTGCGGTCCTCCCCGGCCAGCCAAGGCTCGTCCAGCCTGCTGCCGACACGACCTATACGTTGACGGTGCGCAACGCCGCCGGAAGGGAGGTGACCCAAAGCCTTCTGCTGAGGGTCGGGATGAAGTTGAAGTGGGTTCGAAGCGTCGTTTACCTCGGGGACAAGGAAATCGCCGAGGTCGATCAGGCTGGGACGCACGTCACCCAGGTCGATTCCCTGGGAAGTCCGAGATTCGTGACGAATGGAAACGGCGTTCTGGAATCGATGCAGAAATTCACGCCGTTCGGTGAACTGCTCGCAGGGGATCCTTCCAGATTGGCGAAAGGGTTTACGGGGCACGAGCAGACCGATCCGTCGGGGCTCATATACATGCAGGCGCGGTTCTATCTGCCCATGTATGGGAGGTTTGCCAGTCCCGACCCTGCGCGCGACCAGCACTTTGAAGAGACGCAGAGCTGGAACATATACAGCTACGTTCAGAACAATCCCGTGATGATGACGGATCCAACCGGAGAATCTGCTTGGGATGTCATCAAAGGTGCCGCATATGCGATTGCGGACAACGCCAGCTTGGGTGCCGTAGGTGGAATGGCCGAGAAGTATTTTGGCTTTAATCCTTCCGGCCAGAACCGGGATTTCTACATGGGTGCTGCTGTTGGCAGCCTTGCTTCTGGAGAGATGGGGGCCACCACTGCGGCAGGAGGTGCCGCGGGAGGTCTGGCCACTTCTCCAACTGGAGCAGGAGCCGTGGTTGGTGCGGCTATCGCGGTATATGGTGGCGCTGTCGCGGTGAAGTCAGCCGGTGCTGTTGTAACCAATCTTGCAATGGCTGCTAAGGCCGACTCCCCATATTCAGGGGTGCAGGATCCAAAAGCGGTAGGGGAAGGCCGAGATTTCACTCGACGCCAGAAGGCAGAGGCTAAGGCCCAAAATGCGAGTAGAAACGGTGGGCAACTGAAGTCTGATGGTGATGGGAAACCACTTACGCCATCCCAGCAATCCAAGAAGGGCGTAGCTCCTAATCCTCGGGAGGCCCATGTTGACCACGCCAAATCGAAGGCCAATGGTGGCAGCAATTCAAGTTCAAATATGAGAGTTATTTCAAGAGAAGAAAACCTCAGAAAAGGTCGGAGAAATGAGCCGTAA
- a CDS encoding cupin domain-containing protein, which translates to MSSFPIVDLPAFLPFEAGKRTTQALVDLPGATKLVLAALDGGAEVAPHAVPYPAGVLLLSGTLEVQLDTAWHPVVPGQFFPIPAGIRHAVRAQEPSHFLVLHARGLTA; encoded by the coding sequence ATGTCCAGCTTCCCCATCGTTGATCTTCCTGCCTTCCTGCCTTTTGAAGCCGGCAAGCGAACCACCCAGGCCCTGGTGGACCTTCCGGGCGCCACCAAGCTCGTCCTGGCGGCCCTGGACGGCGGCGCGGAGGTGGCGCCCCATGCGGTGCCCTACCCGGCGGGGGTCCTGCTCCTTTCCGGCACCCTGGAGGTCCAGCTGGACACCGCCTGGCACCCGGTGGTGCCTGGCCAGTTCTTTCCCATACCTGCGGGAATCCGCCACGCGGTTCGCGCCCAGGAGCCCTCTCATTTCCTCGTGCTGCACGCCCGGGGGCTCACGGCCTGA